A single genomic interval of Camelina sativa cultivar DH55 chromosome 11, Cs, whole genome shotgun sequence harbors:
- the LOC104722211 gene encoding 2S seed storage protein 1 codes for MANKIFLVCATLALCFLLTNASIYRTVVEFDEDATNPMGPRQRCQREFQQSQHLRACQQLMRRQMRQGRGDEYDWEEDMENPQRPQQLLQQCCNELRQEDPVCVCPTLKQAARSVSIQGQGQGQQRQSQARQIYQTAKHLPNVCNIPQVDVCPFQIPSGPSYY; via the coding sequence ATGGCAAACAAGATCTTCCTCGTCTGCGCAACTCTCGCCCTCTGCTTCCTCCTCACTAACGCTTCCATCTACCGCACCGTCGTCGAGTTCGATGAAGATGCCACCAACCCCATGGGCCCAAGACAGAGATGCCAGAGGGAGTTCCAGCAATCACAGCACCTAAGAGCTTGCCAGCAATTGATGCGCAGGCAAATGAGGCAAGGCCGTGGTGACGAGTACGATTGGGAAGAAGACATGGAGAACCCACAAAGACCCCAGCAGCTACTCCAGCAGTGCTGCAACGAGCTTCGCCAGGAAGACCCAGTTTGCGTTTGCCCCACCTTGAAACAAGCGGCCAGATCGGTTAGCATCCAGGGTCAGGGACAGGGACAGCAGAGACAAAGCCAAGCTAGGCAAATTTACCAGACAGCCAAGCACTTGCCTAACGTTTGCAACATCCCGCAAGTCGATGTTTGTCCCTTCCAGATCCCTTCCGGGCCTTCTTACTACTAA
- the LOC104722212 gene encoding 2S seed storage protein 2-like: protein MANKLFLVSATLALCFLLTNASIYRTVVEFDEDDATNRQFRPQQKCQREFQQQQHLRACQSWMRLQTRQGRGSGPALDDEFDFQDDIENPQQRHPVLQQCCNELQQEDPECVCPTLKQAARAVRLQGQQGPYQASQILQTAKRLPNICNIPQVGVCPFRASPYY, encoded by the coding sequence ATGGCAAACAAGCTCTTCCTCGTTTCTGCAACTCTCGCCCTCTGCTTCCTCCTCACCAACGCTTCCATCTACCGCACCGTCGTCGAGTTCGACGAAGATGACGCCACCAACCGCCAATTCCGCCCACAACAGAAATGCCAGAGGGAgtttcagcaacaacaacacctaAGAGCTTGCCAGAGCTGGATGCGCCTGCAAACTAGGCAAGGCCGTGGTAGCGGCCCCGCCCTCGATGATGAGTTTGATTTCCAAGACGACATCGAGAACCCACAGCAGAGACACCCCGTACTCCAACAGTGCTGCAACGAGCTCCAACAGGAAGACCCAGAGTGCGTTTGCCCCACCTTGAAACAGGCAGCTAGAGCTGTTAGACTCCAGGGACAGCAAGGACCTTACCAAGCCAGCCAAATTCTCCAGACCGCTAAGCGCTTGCCTAACATTTGCAACATCCCACAAGTTGGTGTTTGCCCCTTCAGGGCCTCCCCTTACTACTAA
- the LOC104722213 gene encoding 2S seed storage protein 2 yields the protein MANKLFLVGATLALCFLLTNASIYRTVVEFDEDATNPMGPSQRCQREFQQSQHLRACQQLMRSQMRQGRGGDEYGLEDDMENPQRPQQILQQCCNELRQEDPVCVCPTLRQAAQSVRLQGQHGPFQARKIYQTAKHLPNVCNIPQVGVCPFQTIPFSPYY from the coding sequence ATGGCAAACAAGCTCTTCCTCGTTGGCGCAACTCTCGCCCTCTGCTTCCTCCTCACTAACGCTTCCATCTACCGCACCGTCGTTGAGTTCGATGAAGACGCCACCAACCCCATGGGTCCAAGCCAGAGATGCCAGAGGGAGTTCCAGCAATCACAGCACCTAAGAGCTTGCCAGCAATTGATGCGCAGCCAAATGAGGCAAGGCCGTGGTGGTGACGAGTACGGTTTGGAAGACGACATGGAGAACCCACAAAGACCCCAGCAGATACTCCAGCAGTGCTGCAACGAGCTTCGCCAGGAAGACCCAGTTTGCGTTTGCCCCACCTTGAGACAAGCGGCCCAGTCGGTTAGACTTCAGGGACAGCACGGACCATTCCAAGCTAGGAAAATTTATCAGACAGCTAAGCACTTGCCTAACGTTTGCAACATCCCGCAAGTTGGCGTTTGCCCCTTCCAGACCATCCCTTTCTCTCCTTACTACTAG